CGTGCGAATCACCGTGCCCATGCGGGCCGCGGTGCTCATCGCGCCACCTGCGCCGCGACAGGCGCCGGGGCCTCGCGCGTGTCCTTCATCAAGAGCAGGTACGCGTCCTCGAGCGTGGGCGTGACGCGCTCGAAGCCCGTGGGCACCTGAGCGTCCGGCGCGTGGATGCGCACGCGGTTGTGTCCCTCGAAGAGCACCGCCTGGGTGACGCGGTGGGAGCGCTGGAGCGCGTGGCAGCTCGGCGGTGGACGCGGTGCCCTCGAAGATGGTGCCGTGGATGGCCTGCTTCGCCTCGGTGGGGGACGTAATCGCCACCACCTGTCCCTGACGGATGACGGCGAAGCGCGGGCAGAGCATCGCCACGTCCTCGACGATGTGCGTGGAGAGCAGCACGGTGCGCTCGCCCGCGACCTCCGCGAGCAGGCGGTAGAAGCGCAGGCGCTCCTCGGGGTCCAGGCCCGCGGTGGGCTCGTCCACGATGATGAGCTTGGGGTTGCCCGCGAGCGCCTGGGCGATTCCCAGCCGCTGCCGCATGCCACCTGAATACTCCTTCACCTTGCGCTTCGCCGCGAACGTGAGGTTCACCCGCTCGAGCAGCTCCGCGCACAGCTTCTTGAGTCCCTGCGGCGCGCTGACGCCCTTGAGCTTCAGCAGGTACAGCAGCATGTCCTCGCCGTTGAGGTACGGATAGAAGCCGAACTCCTGCGGCAGGTAGCCCAGGTGCGGGCGCAGCGCCTCCGGGTGACGGACGATGTCCACGCCGTCCAGCGTCACCTCACCCGAGGTGGGCTCCAGCAGGCCGGAGAGAATCTTCATCAGCGTGGACTTGCCCGCGCCATTGGGGCCCAGCAGTCCGAACATCCCGAGCGGAATCTCCAGGTCCACGCCACGCAGCGCGGACACCGGCCCCGGGTACACCTTCACCAGCTTGCGGAGGGAGAGCATCGCTCCCTCTACGCAGACGACCTCCCGCCATTTCCCGCCCTCGGGCGAACCATGACGACGAAGGTCTTCGTATGAAACGCAATCGGATGGCGGTGAATCCCCGCTCGGCCCGAAAGCCAGACACCACAGCTCACGGCGCCGAGCGCACCAGCCGCAACGGCACTCGAGCCCCCGTGGCCGCCGAGGCCGCCAGCATGGGCACCTCCGGCCACGTCGTCTCCGGCGTGCCCTGCGCGAGGAACTCCACCGCCGGCGCCACCACCTCCGGCGCGTACAGGATGCGGTGGTGCCCCAGCCCCTGCGTGCGCGTCAGCTTCGCGCCCGGCCACGCCCGCGCCACCGCCTCACCCGCGACGAGCGGCACCTCCTTGTCTCCCACGTCGTGGAACACGTGCAGCGGCACCTGCCCCAACTGCGGCACGAAGTTCGGCAGCGCCAAATCCTTGAGCCGCACGCTGAAGCGCCGCTCGATGCGCTCCTCCATCCGCATCCACACGCCATCCGTCAGTCCGAAGGCGCGCGCGAAGGCCTGGATGCCCCCACGCGGGTCCGCCGGCGGCGACACGAACACCGCGCGCCCCACCTTCAGCCCATCCCGCATCGCCACCGCCGTCGCCGCCGCGCCCAGCGAGTGCGCCACCACCGCGTACGGCCCACCTGTCGCCTTCGCCACGTCCGCCACCACCTCCGCCATCTCCGGCAGCGAGCTGGTGCGCCCCGACGAGCGCCCATGCCCCGGCGCGTCGTACGTCACCACCGAGAACCCCGCCGCCACCAACGGGTCCACGAACGCCGTCAGCTGCCCGCCGTACCCGCTCCACCCATGCACCAGCAGCACCCGCGGCCCCTCGCCCCAGCTCCACACCGCCACCTCCTCGCCCCCGAGCGTGAGCATCCTCGGCTGCCCCCGCGCCAACACCGCCTCCGCCGTCCGGGAGCGGTGCGGCCGCCACGGCGTGCGGAACCGCTCGTCCGCCCACGCCGCCGTCAGCCCGGGCGCCACCGTCCCCGCCCCCAACGCCGCCGCACGCATTCCCCACTTCGCCAGTTTAACGCGAACGTTCGTGCTATTTTCTGCCATGACGAGGTCCTCCTCGGAGGGACACAGAACCCAAAAGAAGTCAGGAGCCCGTGGGGCGGGCGGCGCGCAGCAGGGCCTCGAAGCCGCGGCGGGCCCACATCTCGGCGCGGGGCTCCTTCAGGAGCCGGGCCGCGTGGTGGAAGCCCAGGAGCAGGGCGTTCTCGTCGTGGGCGAACTGCTCCACGTCCACGTCCTTGTGGAAGTGCCCCTCGGCCACGGCGATGCGCGCGCCCTGGGCCAGGCAGTCCATCCAATCCCGCTGCGTCTGCACCAGCCTGTCCCTGGCGGGGCCCGGGGCGTCATCCAGCTCCGTCGCCGCGGCGACGAAGATGCACCCGCCCTCCGGCACCAGCTCCCGCTCCCACGTCAGCCAGTTCTCGAAGAGCGCCCGCACCCGGGGCTCACCCCGAGGCTGCATCAGCGCCGGGCGGATGACCCGCTCGGTGAACAGCGCCGTGGCCGCCTCCAGGATTTCCACCTGGAGCGACGTCTTGGAGCGGAAGTGCGCGAACAGGCCGCTCTTGGAGAGCTGCAGTTCCTCCGCTAGCCCTCCGATGCTCAGCCCCTGCAGGCCCACCCGGCTGGCGAGCTGGATGGCCCGCTCGAGAATCGCCTGATGGGTGAGCTCGCCCTTGCGCATGGAGCCTTTCTAAACGCCCGTGCTTTTTTCCGCAAGTCGACGGTGAAGGGCGACTCAGCCCTCGGTGTTGCGCAGGAAGTCGGCCACCTGGGCGAAGCGCTCGTCCAGGAAGCGGCGCAGCCCGCCCGTCACGCCCCGGGCGTCCATGGCGCGCTGCATGGCGCGCAGCCAGGCATCCCGCATGGACAGATCCACCGGCACATGGCCGTGGCGCATGCGCAGCCGCGGGTGCCCATGGCGCTCCGCGTAATGCTGCGGCCCCCCCAGCCAACCCATGAGGAACAGGCCGAAGCGCTCGCGGGTGCCGGGGTTCACGCGCCCCTCCGCGTCCAGCTCGTGCAGCTTCGCCAGGGCGGGCTCATGGGCGTCCATCGCGTCATAGAACGCGGCCGCCAGCGCCATCGCCGCCTCCGCGCCACCCAGGCGCTGGTACGGGGTGTCCTCCAGCGAGGGAACCCAGTCATCCGAGGAAGGAGCGTTGAGCTCCAAGGGCTTCAAATCAACAGACATGACTTCCTTCAACGGCACGCAGGGCCCGGCGGCTTCCCTCTCGCACTGCTCGTCACGAGCGCTCGCACCACCGCCAACAGAGGTGTCGAGAGGGCGACAGGTTGACAGGCCCACCGTGCGTTGCCCATCGAAGAATTGACCGCGACAAGAATCGATTGCTAGAGCCTCCCTCCACCCGTGCCCCCCACCGACCCACGCATGCCGGACCCGATGCAGGGCGCGCCCCTCGTGTGGGTGCTCGACGACAGCTCGGCGGAGACCGAGGCCATCCGCCGCGCGCTCTCGGTCGTCTGCCAGGTGGTGACCTTCACGGACGGCGCCGCGCTGCTGGAGGCGCTGGGCCAGGGCCGCACGCCGGACGTGCTGGTGCTGGACTGGTACCTGCCGGGCATGACGGGCCTGGAGGTGTGCCGCTTCGTGCGTCAGGCCTCCGGCACCTCGCTGCTGCCGGTGTTGCTGCTCACCGTCAACACGCGCGCGGCGGACGTGGTGGAGGCGATGGCGGCGGGCGCCAATGACTATGTCTTCAAGCCCTTCCGCCCGCTGGAGCTCCAGGCGCGCGTCACGGCCCTGGCCAGCCACGAGCGCAAGCGGCGCCAGCAATTGGAGGACGAGCGCGCGCGGCGGCTGCTCGCGGAGGGCACGCTGACGGAGATGCAGGCGGCCGAGGAGCGCGCGTGGCGAAGCGAGCTGCGCTTCCGGCTGGCCGCCCGGGCCACGCGGGACGCCGTCTGGGAATGGGACCCGCGCACGGGCGCGGTGGATTGGACGAGCGGCCTGCACGAGCAGTTCGGCTACGCCTCCTCCACCATCCGGGACACGCGCGCCTGGTGGGAGGAGCGGCTGCACCCGGAGGACCGCGAGCGCGTGGTGCGCGGCCTGCGTCTGGCGGTGTCCAGCCAGAGCCACGAGTGGCAGGAGAACTACCGCTTCCAGCGCGGCGACGGCACCTGGGCGCACGTGGTGGACCGCTGCCACATCGTCCGCGACACCGACGGACAAGCGGTGCAGGTGGTCGGCGCGATGCAGGACGTCACCGAGATGCAGCAGACGGAGTCGGAGCGCCTGCGTCTGCTCGCGGAGGTGCATGCCCAGGCGGACTTCGAAAGGCAGCTCATCGGCATCGTCAGCCACGATTTGCGCAACCCCCTGGGGGCGATAACCCTGGCGGCGTCGCTCTTGGCGCAGACGCCGGACGCGGACGAGCGGCAGCAGCGCAACGTGCAGCGCATCCAGCGCGCGGCGGACCGGGCCACGCGGATGATTCGCGACCTGCTCGACTTCACGCGCGCGCGTCAGGGCCGGGGCCTGCCCGTCTACCCCCGGCTGATGGACCTGCACGAGGTGGTGCACACCGCGCTGGACGAGCTGCAGGTGGCGTGGCCGGACCGGCGCATCCTCTCCGAGTACACGGGCAACGGCGTGGGCCAGTGGGACCCGGACCGCGTGGCGCAGGTGCTCGGCAACCTGGTGGGCAACGCCATGCAGTACAGCGCGCCGGAGTCGGTGGTGCGCGTCGTGGCGCGGGGCGAGGACTCGGGCGGCGTGGTGCTGGAGGTCCACAACCAGGGCCTGCCCATCCCGCTGGACCTCAAGCCGCGCATCTTCGAGCCGCTCGAGCGCGGCATGGAGCGGCCCGAGGACCGGGGCATGCGCAGCATCGGCCTGGGCCTCTACATCGTGCGCAGCATCGTCGTGGCGCACGGCGGGACGGTGGACGTGCGCTCCACGCAGGACGACGGCACCACCTTCACCGTGCGCCTGCCGCGACAGGCGCCCGTCGCCCTCGTGCCCCAGGACAAGGGCGACAAGGCCGCTGGCTAGTCCACCCAGCGCTTCGGTCGGCGCTTGAGGGTGTTGACGCCCAGCCTGTCGCAGAGCGCCTCGAACTGCTGGCGCGGCACGCCCGCCCAGGCCACGTCCGCGAGCGTCTTCGTCCCGGGCAGCGGCGCGTCCGTCACCAGCGTGGCGAGCTTGCGGTACAAGAGCGCGTCGTCACGGTGCGCGCGCAGCGTGGCGGCCAGCTTGTCCGCGCCGCGCGGACGCACGGACCAGGTGGAGGCGTCGTCCGGAATCGCCTCCAGCCGGCCGTACGCGGACACGAGCGCGGACGCGCCCTTCTCCCCGAAGCCATCCAGCCCGGGGATTCCGTCCGCGACATCGCCCATCAGCGCCAAGAGGTCCGGCACGCTGGCGGCCGGCACGCCCAGCTTCGCGCGCACCGCGTCCTCGTCCAGCACCTTCTCCTGACGCCGGTCCACCTGCACCACGCGCTGGCCGCGCACGCACTGGCCCAGGTCCTTGTCCGGCGTGCAGATGCGCACCTGCTCCACCTCGCCAGCGAAGCGCGCCGCCGCGGTGG
The Myxococcus guangdongensis genome window above contains:
- a CDS encoding alpha/beta hydrolase; this encodes MRAAALGAGTVAPGLTAAWADERFRTPWRPHRSRTAEAVLARGQPRMLTLGGEEVAVWSWGEGPRVLLVHGWSGYGGQLTAFVDPLVAAGFSVVTYDAPGHGRSSGRTSSLPEMAEVVADVAKATGGPYAVVAHSLGAAATAVAMRDGLKVGRAVFVSPPADPRGGIQAFARAFGLTDGVWMRMEERIERRFSVRLKDLALPNFVPQLGQVPLHVFHDVGDKEVPLVAGEAVARAWPGAKLTRTQGLGHHRILYAPEVVAPAVEFLAQGTPETTWPEVPMLAASAATGARVPLRLVRSAP
- a CDS encoding TetR/AcrR family transcriptional regulator, whose translation is MRKGELTHQAILERAIQLASRVGLQGLSIGGLAEELQLSKSGLFAHFRSKTSLQVEILEAATALFTERVIRPALMQPRGEPRVRALFENWLTWERELVPEGGCIFVAAATELDDAPGPARDRLVQTQRDWMDCLAQGARIAVAEGHFHKDVDVEQFAHDENALLLGFHHAARLLKEPRAEMWARRGFEALLRAARPTGS
- a CDS encoding globin domain-containing protein; this encodes MSVDLKPLELNAPSSDDWVPSLEDTPYQRLGGAEAAMALAAAFYDAMDAHEPALAKLHELDAEGRVNPGTRERFGLFLMGWLGGPQHYAERHGHPRLRMRHGHVPVDLSMRDAWLRAMQRAMDARGVTGGLRRFLDERFAQVADFLRNTEG
- a CDS encoding hybrid sensor histidine kinase/response regulator, which produces MPPTDPRMPDPMQGAPLVWVLDDSSAETEAIRRALSVVCQVVTFTDGAALLEALGQGRTPDVLVLDWYLPGMTGLEVCRFVRQASGTSLLPVLLLTVNTRAADVVEAMAAGANDYVFKPFRPLELQARVTALASHERKRRQQLEDERARRLLAEGTLTEMQAAEERAWRSELRFRLAARATRDAVWEWDPRTGAVDWTSGLHEQFGYASSTIRDTRAWWEERLHPEDRERVVRGLRLAVSSQSHEWQENYRFQRGDGTWAHVVDRCHIVRDTDGQAVQVVGAMQDVTEMQQTESERLRLLAEVHAQADFERQLIGIVSHDLRNPLGAITLAASLLAQTPDADERQQRNVQRIQRAADRATRMIRDLLDFTRARQGRGLPVYPRLMDLHEVVHTALDELQVAWPDRRILSEYTGNGVGQWDPDRVAQVLGNLVGNAMQYSAPESVVRVVARGEDSGGVVLEVHNQGLPIPLDLKPRIFEPLERGMERPEDRGMRSIGLGLYIVRSIVVAHGGTVDVRSTQDDGTTFTVRLPRQAPVALVPQDKGDKAAG
- a CDS encoding 5'-3' exonuclease, translated to MRLHLVDGTYELYRAHFSPRPGHAAPDGQDVKATVGLMSSLLMLLHDADEAVTHMAVAFDNPIRSFRNALFDGYKGDEGVPPELRAQFDLAEEAVASLGVRVWSMKEHEADDALATAAARFAGEVEQVRICTPDKDLGQCVRGQRVVQVDRRQEKVLDEDAVRAKLGVPAASVPDLLALMGDVADGIPGLDGFGEKGASALVSAYGRLEAIPDDASTWSVRPRGADKLAATLRAHRDDALLYRKLATLVTDAPLPGTKTLADVAWAGVPRQQFEALCDRLGVNTLKRRPKRWVD